A genome region from Maridesulfovibrio salexigens DSM 2638 includes the following:
- a CDS encoding response regulator transcription factor, whose translation MPPLKVLVVEDHHDLAENICDYLESCGHVVDYAADGVAGLHLSVTNQYDALVLDVMLPGMDGLEVCSRLRKASVAQPAILMLTALDTLQDKLSGFDAGVDDYLVKPFALEELVARLTAITARNKGRGASSLSVGTLVMDTGRMAVTREGVPIKLNRACFQLLRLLMEAYPNVVPRRDVEFSLWGEDPPDSDSLRSHIYKLRCLVDKGFSYPMIQTVYGIGFKLAGNNED comes from the coding sequence ATGCCGCCATTAAAAGTGCTGGTTGTTGAAGATCATCATGATCTTGCTGAAAATATATGTGATTATCTGGAATCGTGCGGCCACGTGGTTGATTACGCTGCGGATGGTGTCGCAGGATTGCACCTATCTGTTACTAATCAGTATGATGCCTTGGTGTTGGATGTAATGCTGCCGGGGATGGACGGGCTTGAAGTTTGTTCACGGCTTCGCAAGGCTTCCGTTGCCCAGCCTGCTATTTTAATGCTTACCGCTTTGGATACATTGCAGGATAAGCTTTCAGGTTTTGATGCCGGAGTGGATGACTATTTGGTTAAGCCTTTTGCTTTGGAAGAATTGGTTGCAAGGCTGACTGCAATTACCGCTCGTAACAAGGGGAGAGGGGCGTCTTCGTTAAGTGTCGGGACTTTGGTCATGGATACAGGGCGCATGGCTGTAACAAGGGAGGGGGTTCCCATTAAACTTAACCGGGCCTGTTTTCAGCTTTTACGGCTTCTTATGGAGGCTTACCCTAATGTAGTGCCCCGTAGGGATGTCGAGTTTTCTCTCTGGGGCGAAGATCCGCCTGACAGTGATTCGTTACGCAGTCATATTTATAAATTGCGGTGTCTGGTGGATAAAGGGTTTTCCTACCCGATGATACAGACTGTTTACGGAATAGGGTTTAAGTTGGCCGGGAACAATGAAGATTAA
- a CDS encoding MFS transporter — MPTKSFTSRKMYIFLLVLTIATTVGFQGWRTLLNNFAVEVAGLDGGQFGLLGSIREIPGFLALLVIYVLMFIKEHRLAALSVIIMGLGICITGFMPSFAGLAFTTLVMSFGFHYYETLNQSLTLQYFGYTEAPLVMGRLRSLAAATNICVGVVVISISGFMGYSEIFFGAGIVAVLAGLYCLTRDPSSPDLPPQHKKMIFRSKYWLFYALTFIAGARRQIFVAFAVFLLVKKFGFSLQHIAILFVVNNVINYFVNPIIAKSVNKFGERKVLTLEYASLFLIFTAYAYTDSPLVGALLYILDNIFFNFTMAIKTFFQKIADKPDIAPSMAVSFTINHIAAVFVPVLGGIAWMQDYRIVFLGAAGMSLVSLVLSQFVDRELLLKGRTD, encoded by the coding sequence GTGCCTACAAAAAGCTTCACTTCCCGTAAGATGTATATATTTCTGCTGGTGCTGACCATTGCCACCACTGTCGGTTTTCAAGGTTGGAGAACCCTGCTGAATAATTTTGCGGTTGAAGTGGCCGGGCTGGACGGCGGTCAGTTCGGGCTGCTCGGTTCCATTCGTGAAATTCCGGGTTTCCTTGCTCTGCTTGTAATCTACGTGCTCATGTTCATCAAGGAGCACCGTCTTGCTGCACTTTCTGTAATTATCATGGGACTCGGTATCTGCATTACCGGATTCATGCCATCCTTTGCAGGCTTGGCTTTTACTACTCTGGTTATGTCTTTCGGCTTTCACTATTACGAGACACTGAACCAGTCCTTGACCCTGCAATATTTCGGTTACACGGAGGCTCCGCTGGTTATGGGACGTTTGCGCAGTCTTGCCGCAGCGACCAATATTTGTGTGGGCGTGGTTGTTATCTCGATTTCCGGTTTCATGGGCTATTCGGAGATTTTCTTTGGGGCAGGTATTGTAGCAGTGCTGGCCGGACTTTATTGTCTGACCCGTGATCCATCATCCCCGGACCTGCCGCCGCAGCACAAGAAGATGATTTTTCGGTCCAAGTACTGGCTCTTCTATGCTCTGACTTTTATCGCCGGGGCGCGCAGGCAGATTTTTGTCGCTTTTGCTGTCTTTCTGCTGGTTAAGAAATTCGGATTTTCGTTGCAGCACATCGCCATTCTTTTTGTGGTCAACAACGTGATTAACTATTTCGTCAACCCGATCATTGCCAAGTCGGTGAACAAGTTCGGTGAGCGCAAAGTCCTGACCCTTGAGTACGCCAGCTTGTTCCTGATCTTTACCGCCTATGCTTATACAGACAGTCCGCTGGTAGGAGCTCTGCTCTATATTCTGGATAATATTTTCTTTAACTTCACCATGGCCATCAAGACCTTCTTCCAGAAGATTGCCGATAAGCCGGACATTGCCCCGTCTATGGCGGTCAGTTTTACCATCAACCATATTGCTGCTGTTTTCGTGCCCGTATTGGGTGGTATTGCGTGGATGCAGGATTATCGCATTGTTTTCCTCGGCGCAGCAGGAATGTCCTTGGTTTCTCTTGTTCTCAGCCAGTTTGTGGACCGCGAATTACTTTTGAAGGGGCGGACTGATTAG
- a CDS encoding M48 family metallopeptidase — protein sequence MADFPPPYTVRVSPRAKNIIIKLIPDKGIEVVLPKGANRRDVPYFLEKRREWIEHNIRKLEGKGFSLNPPELVLPDEICFAASGKVFTVRRVENRKPGLRMRRNVDKLLLSGNDWSPEEELEVLTRFVRSEARDFLVPELNKISEELNLPFSKVFIRSQRKRWGSCSAKGNINLNMKLMFLPYRLARYVLIHELCHTVHLNHSAKYWRLVKMVEPDVDKLERELSEAGRLVPTWINFQ from the coding sequence ATGGCAGACTTTCCCCCTCCGTACACAGTGCGGGTCAGCCCAAGGGCAAAAAACATAATAATCAAACTAATCCCGGACAAAGGAATTGAAGTAGTTCTGCCAAAGGGAGCTAATCGCAGAGATGTACCCTACTTTCTGGAAAAACGCCGGGAATGGATCGAACACAATATCCGTAAACTGGAAGGGAAAGGATTCTCCTTAAACCCACCGGAATTGGTCCTGCCCGATGAAATCTGCTTTGCCGCAAGTGGAAAAGTCTTCACAGTACGGAGGGTGGAAAACCGTAAACCCGGCCTGCGCATGCGCCGCAATGTGGATAAACTTCTCTTGAGCGGCAATGACTGGTCACCGGAAGAAGAATTGGAGGTGCTGACCCGTTTTGTTCGCAGCGAAGCCCGCGATTTCCTTGTTCCGGAACTAAATAAAATTTCAGAAGAACTGAACCTGCCCTTCAGCAAGGTCTTCATCCGTTCACAGCGAAAACGCTGGGGCAGCTGCTCCGCCAAGGGCAACATCAACCTGAACATGAAACTAATGTTCCTGCCCTACCGCCTCGCGCGCTATGTGCTCATTCATGAACTCTGCCACACAGTGCACCTGAACCATTCCGCTAAATACTGGCGGCTGGTAAAAATGGTCGAGCCTGATGTGGACAAATTAGAGAGGGAACTTTCCGAGGCGGGAAGACTGGTCCCGACATGGATTAATTTCCAATGA
- a CDS encoding STAS domain-containing protein, giving the protein MEISSKKVGDVLVMAIKGRLDALTSSKLESKMCELINAGENKIVIDLGELEYISSAGLRAILFCAKKLKATEGDIAFANITGMISEVFEISGFGTMFNIYSSALTAAEKIS; this is encoded by the coding sequence ATGGAAATCAGCAGCAAAAAAGTCGGTGACGTATTGGTCATGGCCATAAAAGGCCGCCTTGATGCCCTTACCTCCAGCAAACTGGAAAGTAAGATGTGCGAACTCATTAACGCCGGTGAAAATAAAATTGTAATAGATCTTGGTGAGCTGGAATATATTTCCAGTGCAGGACTCAGGGCCATACTTTTTTGCGCCAAAAAGCTTAAGGCAACAGAAGGAGACATAGCCTTCGCGAACATAACCGGGATGATAAGTGAAGTATTTGAGATTTCCGGTTTCGGAACCATGTTCAATATATACAGTTCCGCCCTTACTGCTGCGGAAAAGATCTCCTGA
- a CDS encoding DsbA family protein, which translates to MLRPALTLLLTSTIFFYAQICGAETSRTVSKEEVRQILKNNPELIFEALQGHEEQLYDLLQVGLEKKNKSRIREGRLKQLNNPKIAALHPDRPVWGSPNGKINIIVFSDFQSATSAKADSIIHELLKKHPEISYRFRHNPLGLHKMSLPAAGYYEALALQDQAKAKKLNRLILKNRLAIKKSGTKKLDELAEKCGADMKQLHRNLNSPQVKARIDGDRKEARKLGLTASPVFLVNGVTVTGAAPIEEFEEVLRMIREN; encoded by the coding sequence ATGCTACGCCCTGCCCTGACTCTTCTGCTGACTTCCACAATATTTTTTTATGCACAGATTTGCGGGGCAGAAACCTCCCGGACAGTTAGCAAAGAAGAGGTCCGCCAAATCCTCAAGAACAACCCGGAACTGATCTTCGAGGCCCTTCAGGGACACGAAGAGCAACTCTATGACCTGTTACAGGTGGGGTTGGAAAAAAAGAACAAATCACGAATCAGGGAAGGCCGGCTCAAGCAACTTAATAATCCCAAAATAGCAGCTCTTCACCCGGACCGTCCGGTTTGGGGTTCTCCCAATGGGAAAATCAATATTATTGTCTTTTCAGACTTTCAAAGCGCAACCAGCGCCAAGGCTGACAGCATAATTCATGAATTGCTAAAAAAGCATCCTGAAATCAGCTACCGCTTCCGTCATAATCCTTTAGGACTTCATAAAATGTCACTTCCGGCAGCCGGTTATTACGAAGCACTTGCCCTTCAAGATCAAGCTAAGGCCAAGAAGCTAAATCGGCTGATCTTAAAGAACAGATTGGCAATTAAAAAGAGCGGGACAAAAAAACTTGATGAGCTGGCAGAAAAGTGCGGTGCGGACATGAAACAATTGCACCGGAACTTGAATTCCCCGCAAGTAAAAGCACGTATTGACGGAGACCGTAAGGAAGCACGCAAGCTTGGCCTGACAGCCTCACCGGTCTTTCTCGTTAACGGGGTTACTGTCACCGGAGCAGCCCCTATTGAAGAATTTGAAGAAGTGCTCCGAATGATCCGCGAGAATTAA
- a CDS encoding chemotaxis protein CheD, with protein MNTMPQNQSDIRRVFLHTGDAYLGVKPTIVSTVLGSCVAISMFSPRKRQGIICHAFLPSRAEIKDVNEPSIQICRYVDTAVDHLLKSMRRLGVRKNELEVKLFGGATGLSYSQVRPSCALGIGNRNVDAALENLEAKGLKPVSMDVGGNVGRKLLFCTYSGDVWIKRLEKHMF; from the coding sequence ATGAACACAATGCCACAAAATCAATCTGATATACGCCGAGTATTCCTGCACACCGGAGATGCATACCTCGGGGTTAAACCGACTATTGTTTCCACCGTACTCGGGTCTTGTGTGGCAATATCCATGTTCTCTCCCCGCAAAAGACAAGGTATTATCTGTCACGCATTCCTGCCTTCGCGTGCTGAAATCAAGGATGTAAACGAGCCGTCAATTCAGATTTGCAGATATGTGGACACAGCCGTAGACCATTTGCTAAAGAGTATGAGACGCTTGGGGGTTAGGAAAAACGAGCTTGAAGTAAAACTGTTTGGTGGAGCCACCGGACTGAGTTATTCTCAGGTAAGGCCGTCATGCGCTCTGGGTATCGGCAACAGAAATGTTGATGCCGCACTTGAAAATTTAGAAGCGAAAGGACTCAAGCCTGTAAGCATGGATGTTGGCGGAAATGTAGGCAGAAAACTTCTTTTCTGCACCTACTCCGGGGACGTCTGGATTAAGCGGCTTGAAAAACATATGTTCTAG
- the budA gene encoding acetolactate decarboxylase, translated as MKLSNKLYSLLLLFTIFLFSLPGISCAGDSIYQYSLIDSLLAGNYDGELTIGTLKKHGDTGLGTFNRLDGEMVFLDGEVYRIDAHGKAIRIDDSECTPFAAAAFFKTGKIIKLDSVKSIKELNDKISKSLDSENLFYLIRIDGKFHKIRTRSVPAQQKPYPPLKEVVKEQSIFAFKDITGTLIGIKSPSYVKGIGVPGFHWHFINRERTSGGHVLNCIFSDLAAKVGTYNEFQLQLPENKSFLDAKFEQDRQKELKEVEKDSEKK; from the coding sequence ATGAAGCTCTCTAACAAGCTGTATTCACTTCTTTTACTGTTCACTATTTTTCTTTTCAGCCTACCCGGAATATCCTGTGCAGGGGATTCCATCTACCAATATTCCCTCATTGATTCCCTGCTTGCAGGCAATTATGACGGGGAATTAACAATCGGCACCCTAAAAAAACACGGTGATACCGGACTGGGAACATTCAACCGTCTTGATGGTGAAATGGTTTTCCTTGATGGCGAGGTATACAGAATTGATGCCCACGGCAAAGCCATTAGAATCGATGATAGCGAATGCACTCCCTTTGCTGCTGCGGCCTTTTTCAAAACAGGGAAAATAATCAAGCTCGATTCCGTGAAATCCATTAAAGAATTAAACGACAAGATTTCAAAATCCCTCGACTCTGAAAATCTTTTCTACCTCATCCGGATTGATGGAAAATTCCATAAAATACGCACTCGTAGTGTTCCAGCGCAGCAAAAACCTTACCCTCCGTTGAAAGAAGTGGTTAAGGAGCAGAGCATCTTCGCTTTCAAGGACATTACCGGAACTTTAATCGGTATCAAGAGCCCGTCTTATGTCAAAGGGATCGGTGTACCGGGGTTCCATTGGCACTTCATTAACAGGGAACGGACTTCCGGGGGACATGTCTTGAACTGCATTTTCAGCGATCTGGCTGCCAAGGTAGGAACATACAATGAGTTCCAGCTTCAGCTTCCAGAAAATAAAAGCTTTCTCGACGCTAAATTTGAGCAGGACAGACAAAAAGAATTAAAAGAAGTGGAAAAAGATTCAGAGAAGAAGTAA
- a CDS encoding Hpt domain-containing protein: MSDRILVQVDEDLEAIMDRYLEIRQKELVELEEAVEQKNFEIIRLLGHRLKGTGSSYGLDELTRLGTLIEDKAMVEDMSDVPDYTAEIRHFLTNLDIEYIEVDE, from the coding sequence ATGAGTGACCGAATTCTCGTACAGGTAGATGAAGATCTTGAAGCCATCATGGACCGGTATCTGGAAATCAGACAAAAAGAACTTGTTGAGCTTGAAGAAGCAGTTGAGCAGAAAAACTTCGAAATCATCAGACTGCTTGGACACCGCCTTAAAGGAACGGGGTCATCGTACGGGCTGGATGAACTAACCAGACTGGGGACACTGATAGAAGACAAAGCCATGGTTGAAGACATGTCCGATGTACCGGACTATACCGCAGAAATCAGGCATTTCCTGACCAATCTGGACATAGAATACATCGAAGTAGATGAATAA